Within the Desulfurellaceae bacterium genome, the region CGTGTTCGATGGCTTGCAGCCGCCCGAGCAGGGCTTCGGCCGCCAGCCCGGTTCGGATTTCAATCACCCCGTTCAGATACCAGTTCCGGGCCTCGCCCAGCGGCTGGGTTTCATACTGGGAAGACTGGCGAACGATGGCGGTGTCGGGCAGGCCGGCAATCCGCTCCAGGGCCTGCCGGTAGTAGGCCTGCCGATCCCCGAGGTTGGAGCCGAGGGCGATAAAGACCCGGTGTGCCATTGTCTCAGCCGTGTTTCTGCAATCTCCTGTAACAGGTCCCTACAGCTCGAAGGCCTGTAGGGCCTGCTCGACCACCATCCGACCGATGGCCAAAGAGGCGGTCGCGCCGGGCGACGGGGCGTTGAGCACGTGCAGGGCATTCCCGGTCCGGGAAATCACAAAGTCGTCCACCAGCCCCCCGTCGGTGGCAATCGCCTGAGCCCGCACCCCGCTGCCGCCCGGCTGCAGGTCGGCCTCGGTCAGGTCCGGCAGCAGCCGTTGCAGGGCGCGCAGAAACGCCCGTTTGCTGAACGAGCGGTACATTTCCCCCAGGCCGGTCTGCCAATACCTGCGGGCCATGGTCCAGAAGCCGGGGAAGCTCAGGGTTTCCCGCGCGTCGTGCCAGTTGAAGTCGGATTTGCGATAGCCCTCCCGGGCCAGAGCCAGGACGGCGTTCGGACCGGCCTCGACCAGGCCGTCAATCGTCCGGGTGAAATGCACGCCCAGAAACGGCAGAGCCGGGTCGGGAACCGGGTAGATCAGCGTGTTCACCAGACCGCGACGCCCGGCCGCCAGGGTATAATACTCGCCCCGAAAGGGAACGATTTGCAGCGCGGGCTGCGCCCCGGCCAGGCGCGCCAGACGGTCGCAGAACAGGCCGCCGCAGTTGATCAGGTAACGGGTCTGAATGGCGCCGCCGGTGGTTTCCAGGACCAGCCTCTCCTGGCTGTGGCGCAGCAGCTGCAC harbors:
- the lhgO gene encoding L-2-hydroxyglutarate oxidase; protein product: MPGARRMTRQFDVSIVGGGIIGLATGLEMTQRLPGVRLAIVEKEDRLASHQTGHNSGVIHSGIYYRPGSLKAQTCVRGSQELIAFCERHAIPYQRCGKVVVATSTDELPRLEELHRRGTANGVQGLAMIGPERLRELEPHATGIRALHVPSTGIIDFSRVAHTYARLVEDGGGTILLKHQVQLLRHSQERLVLETTGGAIQTRYLINCGGLFCDRLARLAGAQPALQIVPFRGEYYTLAAGRRGLVNTLIYPVPDPALPFLGVHFTRTIDGLVEAGPNAVLALAREGYRKSDFNWHDARETLSFPGFWTMARRYWQTGLGEMYRSFSKRAFLRALQRLLPDLTEADLQPGGSGVRAQAIATDGGLVDDFVISRTGNALHVLNAPSPGATASLAIGRMVVEQALQAFEL